In the genome of Triticum urartu cultivar G1812 chromosome 5, Tu2.1, whole genome shotgun sequence, one region contains:
- the LOC125510722 gene encoding probable carboxylesterase 2, with translation MAARALLVSLLLALCSALGEGVSALRGRGNGDAVKFDFTPFLIQYESGRVQRLMGTSVVPPSVDARTGVASTDVVVDQGTGLAVRLYRPSSRRGRLPVLLYFHGGAFVVESAFGPVYHNYLNALAARAGVIAVSVNYRLAPEHTLPAAYDDSWTALQWVLSNARNGSGYGPSWLHKHGDMSRLFVGGDSAGGNIAHNLAMRAGQQDDGRGRIKGVALLDPYFLGGHASPWAERAWGFICAGRYGTEHPYVDPMALPADAWRRLGAARVLVTRSGQDRLGPWQGAYVDALRGSGWGGQARLYETPGEAHCYFLNNLQSPKAAAHMATVAEFVTHS, from the coding sequence ATGGCCGCGCGAGCTCTgctcgtctccctcctcctcgcgcTCTGCTCGGCTCTCGGGGAGGGGGTCTCGGCATTGCGCGGCCGCGGCAACGGCGACGCGGTCAAGTTCGACTTCACGCCCTTCCTCATCCAGTACGAGAGCGGGCGGGTGCAGCGGCTGATGGGCACCAGCGTGGTGCCGCCGTCCGTGGACGCGCGCACCGGCGTCGCCTCCACCGACGTCGTCGTCGACcagggcacgggcctcgccgtcAGGCTCTACCGCCCGAGCAGCCGCCGCGGCAGGCTACCCGTGCTCCTCTACTTCCACGGCGGCGCGTTCGTCGTCGAGTCGGCCTTCGGCCCCGTGTACCACAACTACCTCAACGCGCTGGCGGCCAGGGCGGGCGTCATCGCGGTGTCGGTGAACTACCGCCTGGCGCCGGAGCACACGCTCCCGGCCGCCTACGACGACTCGTGGACGGCGCTCCAGTGGGTGCTCTCCAACGCCCGCAACGGCTCCGGCTACGGCCCGTCCTGGCTCCACAAGCACGGCGACATGTCCCGGCTGTTCGTGGGCGGGGACAGCGCCGGCGGCAACATCGCGCACAACCTGGCAATGCGCGCGGGGCAGCAGGACGACGGCAGAGGGCGGATCAAGGGCGTGGCGCTGCTGGACCCGTACTTCCTGGGCGGGCACGCGAGCCCGTGGGCGGAGCGGGCGTGGGGGTTCATCTGCGCGGGGCGGTACGGGACGGAGCACCCGTACGTGGACCCGATGGCGCTGCCGGCGGACGCGTGGCGGCGGCTCGGCGCCGCGCGCGTGCTGGTGACCAGGTCGGGGCAGGACCGGCTGGGGCCGTGGCAGGGCGCGTACGTGGACGCGCTCCGGGGCAGCGGCTGGGGCGGGCAGGCGCGGCTGTACGAGACGCCCGGCGAGGCGCACTGCTACTTCCTCAACAACCTCCAGTCGCCCAAGGCCGCCGCGCATATGGCCACCGTCGCGGAGTTCGTCACTCACTCCTAG